From the Takifugu flavidus isolate HTHZ2018 chromosome 12, ASM371156v2, whole genome shotgun sequence genome, one window contains:
- the srsf7a gene encoding serine and arginine rich splicing factor 7a isoform X2, producing MSYYSRSSSRATDCKVYVGDLGNGAAKGELERAFSYYGPLRTVWVARNPPGFAFVEFEDPRDAEDAVKGMDGKLLCGSRVRVEMSTGLSRKGRGRPSRRQFDPNDRCYQCGDRGHYAYDCYRFSKRGRRSRSRSRSRSRSRSRSRGRRYRSRSRSRSYSRSRRRSPSYSRRRSRSGSQARSKSRTPARSRSRSRSWSGSAPRGRSVSRSRSRSRSQSANHKKNSRSRSPSPNRSATPAADD from the exons ATGTCGTACTATTCCCGTAGTTCATCGCGGGCCACTGACTGCAAAGTGTATGTGGGTGACTTGGGCAATGGTGCTGCTAAGGGAGAATTGGAGCGAGCCTTCAGCTATTATGGCCCATTGAGAACCGTCTGGGTGGCCAGGAACCCCCCTGGGTTTGCCTTTGTGGAGTTTGAGGATCCCAGAGATGCAGAAGATGCTGTGAAAGGCATGGATGGAAA GCTTCTTTGTGGGTCTCGTGTTCGTGTGGAAATGTCAACAGGTCTCTCTAGAAAAGGACGAGGGCGGCCCAGTCGGAGACAGTTTGACCCTAATGATCGCTGCTACCAGTGCGGAGACCGGGGTCACTACGCCTACGACTGCTATCGTTTCAGCAAGAGGGGTCGTCGGAGCAG GTCCAGATCTCGGTCTCGATCTCGTTCAAGGTCTAGGTCCCGCGGACGCCGCTATCGCTCTCGCTCACGCAGCCGCAGCTACAGCCG GAGCCGTCGTCGTTCTCCATCCTATTCCAGACGCAGGAGCAG ATCTGGTTCTCAAGCCCGTTCCAAATCAAGGACTCCGGCAAGAAG CCGTTCCAGATCCCGTTCTTGGTCTGGCTCTGCACCTAGGGGACGCTCTGTCTCCCGATCCCGTTCCCGGTCACGATCTCAGTCAGCTAACCACAAGAAGAACAG tcGTTCCCGTTCCCCAAGCCCAAACCGAAGTGCgactccagcagcagatgacTGA
- the srsf7a gene encoding serine and arginine rich splicing factor 7a isoform X1: protein MSYYSRSSSRATDCKVYVGDLGNGAAKGELERAFSYYGPLRTVWVARNPPGFAFVEFEDPRDAEDAVKGMDGKLLCGSRVRVEMSTGLSRKGRGRPSRRQFDPNDRCYQCGDRGHYAYDCYRFSKRGRRSRSRSRSRSRSRSRSRGRRYRSRSRSRSYSRSRRRSPSYSRRRSRSGSQARSKSRTPARSRSRSRSWSGSAPRGRSVSRSRSRSRSQSANHKKNSVWWKLSTALTPQLIPGPGSASWRCVRPAGG, encoded by the exons ATGTCGTACTATTCCCGTAGTTCATCGCGGGCCACTGACTGCAAAGTGTATGTGGGTGACTTGGGCAATGGTGCTGCTAAGGGAGAATTGGAGCGAGCCTTCAGCTATTATGGCCCATTGAGAACCGTCTGGGTGGCCAGGAACCCCCCTGGGTTTGCCTTTGTGGAGTTTGAGGATCCCAGAGATGCAGAAGATGCTGTGAAAGGCATGGATGGAAA GCTTCTTTGTGGGTCTCGTGTTCGTGTGGAAATGTCAACAGGTCTCTCTAGAAAAGGACGAGGGCGGCCCAGTCGGAGACAGTTTGACCCTAATGATCGCTGCTACCAGTGCGGAGACCGGGGTCACTACGCCTACGACTGCTATCGTTTCAGCAAGAGGGGTCGTCGGAGCAG GTCCAGATCTCGGTCTCGATCTCGTTCAAGGTCTAGGTCCCGCGGACGCCGCTATCGCTCTCGCTCACGCAGCCGCAGCTACAGCCG GAGCCGTCGTCGTTCTCCATCCTATTCCAGACGCAGGAGCAG ATCTGGTTCTCAAGCCCGTTCCAAATCAAGGACTCCGGCAAGAAG CCGTTCCAGATCCCGTTCTTGGTCTGGCTCTGCACCTAGGGGACGCTCTGTCTCCCGATCCCGTTCCCGGTCACGATCTCAGTCAGCTAACCACAAGAAGAACAG cGTGTGGTGGAAGCTGAGCACTGCACTGACACCGCAGCTGATCCCAGGCCCAGGGTCTGCCAGCTGGCGGTGTGTACGTCCTGCGGGAGGGTGA